The following proteins are co-located in the Dehalococcoides mccartyi 195 genome:
- a CDS encoding LexA family protein, with amino-acid sequence MKIGAMEDKSSIGITLKELRKKIGMTQSELARRSGVDRAYISQLESGKTYSATLGIAQKLARGLDISTSALLGEKEESLGNLLSRAQAISRRMDDIEFIPVIGYIPAGYPELVDEEAASDYVPVPKELLKNASKRVYALRVSGESLKGDGIENGDIIIVDKDSEMFEGKIYAVRTAHNEVTAKHLYLNNGQIILRSSNGDYKDLVMTNADILGRVIASIKRF; translated from the coding sequence GTGAAAATAGGTGCTATGGAAGATAAGTCATCAATAGGTATAACGCTCAAAGAGTTACGCAAAAAAATAGGTATGACGCAGAGTGAATTAGCCCGGAGATCAGGTGTAGATCGTGCCTACATATCCCAATTGGAAAGCGGGAAAACATATAGTGCTACACTTGGAATTGCGCAGAAGTTAGCGCGTGGACTTGATATTTCGACATCAGCATTATTGGGTGAGAAAGAAGAATCTCTTGGTAATTTATTAAGCCGCGCACAAGCAATATCCAGAAGAATGGATGATATTGAATTCATCCCAGTAATTGGTTATATACCCGCAGGATATCCGGAATTAGTAGATGAAGAGGCAGCATCTGATTATGTTCCTGTCCCAAAGGAATTATTAAAAAATGCGAGTAAGAGAGTGTATGCGTTGAGAGTGAGCGGTGAGAGCCTCAAAGGGGATGGGATTGAAAACGGCGATATAATCATTGTTGATAAAGATTCAGAGATGTTTGAAGGTAAAATTTATGCCGTTCGTACAGCGCATAATGAAGTGACTGCAAAACATCTATATTTGAATAATGGACAGATTATTCTGCGGTCCTCAAATGGAGATTATAAAGATTTAGTTATGACTAACGCTGATATATTGGGAAGAGTTATTGCTTCTATCAAAAGATTCTAA
- a CDS encoding tyrosine-type recombinase/integrase produces the protein MKDTLIAPQAHDRTIRKLDTLIVSTGLRRHLEAFLLACRVEDLSRRTIFDYRQKIGQIIDYMVALGLTDPKEVTASHIRGFLLTKQETCQPVSVHGYYRSIKVFFNWLTREGVISFSPMAPIRPPKVPKKIIRPYYPDELRSLLLACEGRGILSLRDRAIMLVLIDNGIRLGELANINISDIDVDRETISVWGKGRKQRVVGISKRTQMAVYKYLHARVDNNPSLWVTTDSKTLTPKGIYLAIHRLGERAGLKDVRNSPHTFRHTAATLSIKNGGDLFQVQSMLGHTTLAMTRRYAASLQSEAAAEAHKKFSPVDNLKL, from the coding sequence GTGAAAGATACCCTGATTGCACCCCAAGCTCACGATAGAACTATACGTAAACTTGATACCCTGATTGTATCCACTGGTCTTAGACGTCACCTTGAAGCATTTCTTTTGGCATGCCGTGTTGAAGATTTATCCCGCAGGACTATTTTTGATTATCGGCAGAAGATTGGTCAGATAATCGATTACATGGTAGCTCTTGGTCTTACAGATCCAAAAGAAGTTACTGCCTCACATATAAGAGGATTTTTACTTACCAAACAGGAAACTTGTCAGCCGGTAAGTGTCCACGGTTATTATCGCTCTATTAAAGTTTTTTTCAATTGGCTAACACGAGAAGGTGTTATCAGTTTTAGCCCGATGGCTCCTATCCGTCCGCCAAAAGTTCCCAAAAAAATAATTCGGCCTTACTATCCGGATGAACTAAGGTCGTTGCTTTTAGCGTGTGAAGGGCGAGGTATTTTGAGTTTACGTGACCGGGCTATTATGCTGGTGTTAATTGATAATGGGATTAGGTTAGGGGAGCTTGCGAACATCAATATTTCAGATATTGATGTAGATAGAGAAACAATCAGCGTCTGGGGTAAGGGACGTAAACAGCGTGTTGTGGGAATTTCTAAACGCACCCAGATGGCAGTTTATAAATATCTACATGCCCGAGTTGATAATAATCCGTCTCTTTGGGTTACTACTGACAGTAAGACTCTCACGCCTAAAGGTATATATTTGGCTATTCATAGATTAGGCGAAAGAGCCGGGCTGAAGGATGTCCGTAACTCGCCGCATACCTTTCGCCATACGGCCGCGACATTGTCGATAAAGAATGGCGGGGATTTATTCCAAGTGCAATCAATGCTTGGACATACTACATTGGCCATGACCAGACGTTATGCGGCTTCGTTACAATCAGAAGCAGCAGCTGAAGCGCATAAGAAGTTTAGCCCGGTTGATAATCTAAAGCTGTAA